The Ornithinimicrobium faecis region GAGTCACGTCGAGCCAGGCATCCTCCAAGGACCGCGACGAGGCACCTGGCCAGGCACGAGGCACCGGCCAGGTCGGATCCATGGTGGCGGTCGCCGCACTCGTCGCGCTCGTGCTCGTCGGTCACTTCGGCGCCTACACCTACATCACGGTCCTGGGCGAGCAGCCGGCCACCCTGGTGGCCGGAGGCATCGGCACACTGCTGCTGGTCTTCGGACTGTCCTCCGCTGCCGGGGTGGCCCTGGCCGCTCGCATCGGGCACCGGACGTCCAGCGCCCTCGTGGTGGGCTCGGCGGCCACCGCAGCGGCTCTGCTCAGTCTCGTGGTCACCCAGGGGCATGCCGTCGGAGGACTGGTGGTCGTGGTGGCCTGGGGCCTGGCCTCCGGGACCGTGGCCCCGCTCGCGCAGACCCTGATCCTGCGTCTCGCCGGCCCCGAGCACCGCTCCCTCGCCGGGGCCCTGATCCCGGTGCTCTTCAATGCCGGCATCGCCGCAGGGGCGGCACTCGCGTCAGCCGTCGTTTCCCACAGCGGCGTCGACGCCCTCCCTGTCCCGGCCGCCGTGCTGGTCGCGGCCGCAGCCGCGGGTCTGCTGGTCGTGTCGCTCAACAACTCACAGAAATTGGCTCAGTCTGGCTAAGTCCCAATTCCCGCAGCTGCCATCCCTTAGCGGTCAGGGTCACTCTCGCGACTCGCCTCGATGCGGATGCGCCGGTTCTCCTCGACGATCTCCTGCTGCTTCTCCGCCTTCTTGACCAGCTGGCGGTCATCGCGTGGCGACAGCTGCAGATCCTCCTCGGCCGGCAGCCCGGCCCGCAGCTCACGCCCTCGCTCGAACTCGGCGTCAAACTCGGCCCCGAACAGCAGGGCCACGTTGATCACCCAGAGCAGCAGGAGCATCAGGATCGCACCGGCCATCGCGCCGTAGGTCGCTGAGTAGTTGCCGAAGTTGGCCAGATAGAAGCCATAACCTGCGACCGCGATCACCATCACCACGATCGCCACCAGCGCCCCGGGGCTGAACCAGCGGAACTTGCGCTTGAGGTTCGGAGTGCCCCAATAGAGCAGCCCGATGATGCCCACCACGATGACGAACAGGAAGGGCCACTTGGCGATGCCCCAGACCATGGTCGCCTGCTCGCCGAGCCCGATGACGCCGAAGATCGCCTCGGCAATGCCACCGGACAGCGCGAGCGACAGGGCGACGACGACCACGAGCAGCAGCACGACCAGGGTGATCAGCACCATGATCGGGCGCAGCTTCCAGACCGGCCGCCCCTCCTGCACGTCGAAGATGGCGTTCATCGCCCGGGAGAAGGCGTTGACATAGTTCGAGGCCGCCCAGAGGGCACCAGCCAGACCGATAAACAGGGCGATCCCGGCTCCCCCGGTGCCCTGCAGGTTGTTGATATAGCTCTCGATCGGCGCCAGCTGGTCCTCGGAAGCGCCGAGATCGGTGGCGACGTCCAGCAGCGCCTGCGTGGTCGAGGGGCCCTGCCCGAAGACACCGAGGAGCGAGGTGAGCGCCAAGATGGCGGGGAAGAGCGAGAGCACGCTGTAGTAGGTCAGCGCCGCCGCCAGGTCCGTCGCCCCGTCGTCAGTGAACTCAGCGATCGTGCGCTTGAACACCTTCCACAGGCTCACCTTCTGCGGTGCACTCGTCTCAGCACTCACGGCCTCTCCCCTCGAGTTGGTGTCGGGTCCAGCGGCCCAGTGTGCCAAAGGTCGCGATGTTGCGCCGCGCGAAACCGGGAGTATGCCGAGGCACGCCCTGGCAGGCCAGCTTCCCGGGGGCTGTGGGTGGGGTCGGTGGGTGACCGACCACGAAGGTGACGTGCACGGCATACAAAAGGTCCCCAGCCGGACGTATCCGAACTGGGGACCTGGTGGTGCGCCCACAGGGACTCGAACCCCGAACCCGCTGATTAAGAGTCAGCTGCTCTGCCAATTGAGCTATAGGCGCGCGACGCAGAACTTTAGCACCGGCAGGCTGCCTGACAGAAATCGTGGGACGTGCGTCAAGATGGAGCCCATGCGTGCACTCGTGAAGACCACCGCCGGTCCCGGGCTGGAGCTCCTCGACGTCCCCGAGCCCGAGGCGGGCCCCGGCGAGGTCAAGATCAAGGTGCTGCGGGCCGGACTGTGCGGCACCGACCTGCACATCGAGTCCTGGGACGACTGGGCGGCGAGCATGCTCAAGCCGCCGCTGGTCGTGGGGCACGAGTTCTATGGCGAGATCGTCGCGGTCGGGGAGGGCGTGGCGACCGGGGACGGGAAGTACGACCTGCGGGTCGGCATGCGCGTCTCTGCCGAGGGTCACGTGATCTGCGGGCGGTGCCGCAACTGCCGAGCTGGCCGCCAGCAGATGTGTGTGCAGACCTCCAGCCTCGGCGTGAACCGCGACGGCGCCTTCGCCGACTATGTGGTCGTGCCGGCCGCCAACGTCTGGGAGCAGCCGGACGCCATCGACCCTGACCTCGGCGCCGTCTTCGATCCACTGGGCAACGCGGTGCACACGGCGCTGAGCTTCCCGATGTCCGGCGACGATGTGCTGATCACCGGTGCCGGCCCGATCGGCGTGATGGCCACCGCGATCTCCCGGCACATCGGCGCGCGCTACATCGTGGTCACCGACGTCTCCGACCACCGCCTCGCCCTGGCGAGGGCGGCCGGTGCCGACCGCGTGGTCAACGTCGCCCGCGACCGGGTCCGCCCGGTGCAGGCAGAGCTCGGCATGGCCGAGGGGTTCGACGTGGGTCTGGAGATGTCCGGCTCCCCCAGCGCCCTGTCGGAGATGGTGGAGAACGCCACCCACGGCGCGAAGGTCGCACTGCTGGGACTGCCCAAGGAGCCGTTCGCGATCGACTGGGGACCGGTGATCACGCGGATGATCACGATCAAGGGCATCTACGGCCGCGAGATGTATGACACGTGGTATCGGATGACGTTCATGCTGCAGACCTCCGAGGTCCTGCGCGAGCGCATCCGCTCGGTCATCACCCACCGCTTCCCGGCTGAGCAGTGGCAGGACGCGTTTGCCGCCGCCAGGTCGGGTGAGGTGGGCAAAGTCATTATGGATTGGAGCTCATGACAGGGGTCGGAGGACACGAGCTTGCGAGGCCCGGACGGCCCCGCGGAATGAGCGCAAAAGATATGAGCTGAGGAGAACACCATGTATGCCGTGCAGCAGGCTCTCGCAGGAGAGCTCCAGGAGATCCGGGACGCCGGTTTGTTCAAGGTCGAGCGCGAGCTCACCTCACCGCAGTCCTCCCACGTCACGACCAAGACGGCCGACGACCTGAAGGCGGAGGCGCTGAACTTCTGCGCCAACAACTATCTGGGTCTGGCCGACCACCCGGACGTCGTCGCGGCCGCGCACACTGCGCTCGACGAGTGGGGCTTTGGCATGGCCTCGGTCCGCTTCATCTGTGGCACGCAGTCCCAGCACCGCGACCTCGAGCGGACCATCGCCGATTTCGTCGGCACTGCGGACGCCATCTTGTTCCCGTCCTGCTTCGACGCCAACGGCGGCATCTTCGAGGTGCTCTTCGGCCCGGAGGACGCGATCATCTCTGACGAGCTCAACCACGCCTCGATCATCGACGGGGTGCGGCTGTCCAAGGGCCAGCGGTTCCGCTACAAGAACCGGGACATGGCTGACCTGCGCGCCCAGCTCGAGGCGGCCAAGGACACCCGCCGCAAGGTGATCGTCACCGACGGAGCGTTCTCGATGGACGGCTATCTCGCTCCGCTGGAGGAGATCTGCGACCTGGCCGACGAGTTCGGCGCGATGGTCATGGTCGACGACTCCCACGCCACCGGCTTCATCGGCGAGGGCGGTCGCGGCTCCCACGAGCACTGCGGGGTGATGGATCGCATTGACATCCTGACCGGGACGCTCGGCAAGGCCCTCGGTGGCGGGTCCGGTGGCTATGTGGCCGCCCACCAGGAGATCGTCGACCTGCTCAAGCAGCGGGCCCGTCCCTACCTGTTCTCCAACGCGGTCGCACCGTCGGTGGTCGCCGGCTCGGCCAAGGCCCTGGAGATCGCCCGCGACTCCGACGAGCCCCGGGCCCAGCTGCGTCGCAACGCCGAGCTGTTCCGGTCGCTGATGACCGAGGCTGGCTTTGAGCTGCTGCCCGGCGAGCACCCGATCGTGCCGGTCATGTTCCCCGGCGAGGACGGCGCCCGCAAGGCCTCCGAGATCGCTGATGCGATGCTCCGCGAGGGCGTCTATGTGATCGCCTTCTCCTATCCGGTCGTCCCCAAGGGCAAGGCGCGGATCCGGGTGCAACTGTCGGCAGCACACTCCGAGGACGACGTGCGCGCCTGCGTGGCAGCCTTCGTCGCCGCCCGCGACCAGGTCGGCTAGGCACCCTCACTCGTGAAGACCCTCGAAAGATATCTCCAGGACCGCCGGACCAGCAGCGTCGAGGACATCGCCTTCGGGCTGGCCACCCTCATCTTCGCAATTCTGGTCGTCAAGGTGCTCCCCCTGGTGGCGCACCTGGACCCCGTGCTGCAGATCCTCGGCTCAGCCCTCAGCCTGGCTGTGCTGGTGCGGCTGCTCGGCTGGGCCTTCCTGTGGGTGCGCAGCCGGCGGATCCGCGGCTCCTGGGTCTACCGCTCCAGCGCCGCCAACTGGGGTCTGGCCCGCATCAGTCTGACCGGATCAACACTGCGTTATGAGGTGCAGCTCTTCGAGACCTTGGCGGGCCTTCGCTCAGCGCTGGACGGTCAGCCCGTCAGCGACGGTGACTTCCTGGGCCACACCACCTCGACGTTCTGTGAATACGACGACCACCAGGTCAACATCCGTTATGAGGTCAGCCAGGCGTCCACCCGCTATGAGCCGCGCGCCGGCTTCCTGGTGCTGCGACCTGCGGGCCCCGAGGCAGGGCACCACATGGTCGGCTACTGGACCTCCACGAGCGGCACCGGCAGCGGGGAGATCTATCTGAGCCGGCCCGAGCGGATCGACGAGATCCATCACGCCGCGGAGAAGGACCAGTGACGCAGGTGCCCCCGCAGGTCAACTCCTGCGCGGTCGTCGGGCTGGGCCTGATCGGGGGCTCGTTCGCGCTGCGCATGCTGCAGCTGGGGGTGGCGGTGCACGGGTGGGACCCCGATGCCGAGACCCGCACGCAGGCCGCCGCGGCAGGGATTCAGATCGCCGAGACC contains the following coding sequences:
- a CDS encoding YihY/virulence factor BrkB family protein, yielding MSAETSAPQKVSLWKVFKRTIAEFTDDGATDLAAALTYYSVLSLFPAILALTSLLGVFGQGPSTTQALLDVATDLGASEDQLAPIESYINNLQGTGGAGIALFIGLAGALWAASNYVNAFSRAMNAIFDVQEGRPVWKLRPIMVLITLVVLLLVVVVALSLALSGGIAEAIFGVIGLGEQATMVWGIAKWPFLFVIVVGIIGLLYWGTPNLKRKFRWFSPGALVAIVVMVIAVAGYGFYLANFGNYSATYGAMAGAILMLLLLWVINVALLFGAEFDAEFERGRELRAGLPAEEDLQLSPRDDRQLVKKAEKQQEIVEENRRIRIEASRESDPDR
- the tdh gene encoding L-threonine 3-dehydrogenase; this encodes MRALVKTTAGPGLELLDVPEPEAGPGEVKIKVLRAGLCGTDLHIESWDDWAASMLKPPLVVGHEFYGEIVAVGEGVATGDGKYDLRVGMRVSAEGHVICGRCRNCRAGRQQMCVQTSSLGVNRDGAFADYVVVPAANVWEQPDAIDPDLGAVFDPLGNAVHTALSFPMSGDDVLITGAGPIGVMATAISRHIGARYIVVTDVSDHRLALARAAGADRVVNVARDRVRPVQAELGMAEGFDVGLEMSGSPSALSEMVENATHGAKVALLGLPKEPFAIDWGPVITRMITIKGIYGREMYDTWYRMTFMLQTSEVLRERIRSVITHRFPAEQWQDAFAAARSGEVGKVIMDWSS
- a CDS encoding glycine C-acetyltransferase; translated protein: MYAVQQALAGELQEIRDAGLFKVERELTSPQSSHVTTKTADDLKAEALNFCANNYLGLADHPDVVAAAHTALDEWGFGMASVRFICGTQSQHRDLERTIADFVGTADAILFPSCFDANGGIFEVLFGPEDAIISDELNHASIIDGVRLSKGQRFRYKNRDMADLRAQLEAAKDTRRKVIVTDGAFSMDGYLAPLEEICDLADEFGAMVMVDDSHATGFIGEGGRGSHEHCGVMDRIDILTGTLGKALGGGSGGYVAAHQEIVDLLKQRARPYLFSNAVAPSVVAGSAKALEIARDSDEPRAQLRRNAELFRSLMTEAGFELLPGEHPIVPVMFPGEDGARKASEIADAMLREGVYVIAFSYPVVPKGKARIRVQLSAAHSEDDVRACVAAFVAARDQVG
- a CDS encoding MFS transporter, which encodes MTTPGLTSETDRSTAESDQLPWRALLTLGAATMVMVSGEMLPTAVLTTMGAGLGVSEASTGLLVSLWALVVVVASFPLVRLTRTWDRTAVITGSMLAFAVSAALTALAPTYAVALASRVIGAAAVGLLWSTVNAHVADLVPDRQLARATAIVLGGGTLGLVVGTPVGRFVADLAGWRASFWLLAGLGLVVAWLVPRVTSSQASSKDRDEAPGQARGTGQVGSMVAVAALVALVLVGHFGAYTYITVLGEQPATLVAGGIGTLLLVFGLSSAAGVALAARIGHRTSSALVVGSAATAAALLSLVVTQGHAVGGLVVVVAWGLASGTVAPLAQTLILRLAGPEHRSLAGALIPVLFNAGIAAGAALASAVVSHSGVDALPVPAAVLVAAAAAGLLVVSLNNSQKLAQSG